The Sphingomonas sp. KR3-1 genome contains a region encoding:
- a CDS encoding GNAT family N-acetyltransferase, with the protein MPLDDAPLRSAGIRLRAAEQHDLPALARLHALWRMPELLVAPWSAAQKQAFLDEQFALQHAHYVRHFARADFWVIVEGGAHAPVCGQLYLDRSQAEWRQIAVLLGPDLRGRGVGSAILRWIQHAATAAGATGITLHVGITNPQAQALYRRLGFVDLPGGDGSNLPMRWTP; encoded by the coding sequence GTGCCGCTCGACGATGCACCGTTGCGGAGCGCAGGGATCCGGCTTCGCGCCGCCGAGCAGCATGACCTCCCCGCCCTCGCCCGTCTGCACGCATTGTGGCGGATGCCCGAGTTGCTGGTCGCGCCGTGGAGCGCCGCGCAGAAACAGGCGTTCCTCGACGAGCAGTTCGCCCTGCAGCACGCCCATTATGTCCGTCACTTCGCGCGGGCGGACTTTTGGGTTATCGTTGAGGGAGGGGCTCATGCGCCGGTGTGCGGGCAGCTCTATCTCGACCGTTCGCAGGCCGAATGGCGGCAAATCGCGGTGCTACTCGGCCCCGATCTGCGCGGACGGGGCGTAGGATCGGCGATATTGCGCTGGATCCAGCACGCCGCGACCGCGGCGGGCGCGACCGGCATCACCCTGCATGTCGGCATCACCAACCCGCAGGCGCAGGCGCTCTACCGCCGGCTCGGCTTTGTCGACCTGCCCGGCGGCGACGGCAGCAACCTGCCGATGCGCTGGACGCCCTGA
- a CDS encoding Ig-like domain-containing protein, which produces MGSATLPVAVHAASTGCNAVNSGVLNHSTTYTTGSVTSTTAKDSDSSSTLQYVRSNTTYTETANIGLDHFAPNDTTTYSFTAGDVISFTITATSHSGSNNIRAQLRYSTGGTTTALSAASVSSVTSASNSGTIPAGTVAAGISVSQVGGAVNASGVVNITATCTPAASAPTLSSFTYGSTVAYNPSTTTATNIDVGSGGNVQNSPTGYTVSNASGGTYGASAATTGGGSVTINSSGVATYTPRVGYRGNDTFFAIASNSGGNSSPATVTVSVGNPTITASLTGANAKVGTALSGYSVTPSGGNSPYSCALNGGSAALPAGVTLNSNCTLTGTPTTPGTYSFNVDITDSSVTGANGGTASAYTQSNEAITNFVITQDAPTVASLAPSTGSTAGSTSVVLTGTNFYNITAVSFGGTAAGSFVRDSATQITAVSPSHAAGTVNVVVTTSGGTSASAPGNQFIFSVPPNAPVAVTPANGSTIGTTTPNYTGTSDASVTVTVYVDGSSIGTTTSDGAGNWTKVQPTGLSATSHNFRATATNADGLVSANSNTNTFTVTPTPVASSFTASAVAYNVSGTTFSVAGHATNSPTAYAVGSATTAQGGSVSISSAGLVTYTAPTGFRGNDSFTFTATNGGGTSAPATVTVPVSNPTLASSLAGSGTRGIALSGVQINTTGGRAPYTCSTTLASGALPSGTQLNPDCTISGTPASSGNFTFTATVTDSSLGTGPFTQTSGSLTLAIASPTLSMSPAAGALPGATVGTGYSQTFTASGGTSTYSYVATGTVPTGTTLSAGGALTGTPTTAGTFNFTVTATDSSTVGSGGPYTVANNYSVAVAKGSQTITFAALSNASLSASPLTLTATTTSPLTVGFASTTTGVCTVSGTTLTLVATGTCSVTASQAGDANWNAASDVVRSFTVTPANLVITNNAATGLAVGASYSQANPASGGVAPYTYSLSAGAFVPGTTLNGSTGTVSGTPTVAGTFSYIVRATDSQGPAVTADTPVTTVTIAKGTQTISFGALSNASLSASPLTLSASATSGLAVGFASTTTGVCTVSGNSVTLLTTGTCSLTASQAGDSNWNAASDVVRSFTVTPATLVVTPAAPSATIVGTGYSQANPASGGTSPYTYALASGAVPAGTSLNMLNGTVSGTPNTAGAFSYAIQATDSQGTPVTATGATVSGTIAKGSQTITFAALSNASLSASPLTLTATTTSPLTVGFASTTTGVCTVSGTTLTLVATGTCSVTASQAGDANWNAASDVVRSFTVTPANLVITNNAATGLAVGASYSQANPASGGVAPYTYSLSAGAFVPGTTLNASTGTVSGTPTVAGTFSYIVRATDSQGPAVTADTPVTTVTIAKGTQTISFTSTAPVGVGVGGASYTVSATASSGLSVSFTLDGASTGCALSGNTVTFVSTGTCVLDANQAGDSNWNAATQAQQSFTVNAAGAIGATLSFAPSTLGVGATGTATLSFTNPNASASPNIAPLLSGSALLTRGALGGSCGASGSDAGANFQFNGFSIPAGGCTVTLDYTGTTAGSSAGLALGAFTPSGYPTTPSTPGNSFVVVPTVTGVSPPSGPVSQVVTVSGTGFSTAPGNNTVNFGAAAGTVTAASPTSLTVTAPATGSGAVNVTVTVNGQTSPTPGAFTFIDKPITANKPGVAVAYDTATAIDLSASISGGPHSSIAIGTAPTHGSTSIAGDVVTYTPTAGYFGTDSFTYTATGAGGTSNVSTVGLTVATPAAPTAAAKPGVAVPYNSPGTGIDLSTSITGVHSSIAIGTAPAHGTVSIAGDVVTYTPATNYYGVDSFTYTATGPGGTSSPATVGLNVATPPAPVSADKTGVAVPYASTGTAIDLSTSITGVHSGIAIGTAPAHGTVTIASDVVTYTPNPATYYGADSFTYTATGPGGTSAPATVSLTVATPAAPVAANKTGVAVPYASTGTGIDLSASVTGVHASIAIGTAPAHGTVSIAGDVVTYAPNPATYFGADSFTYTATGPGGTSAPATVSLTVATPAAPVAADKPGVAVPYASTGTAIDLSASITGVHASIAIGTAPAHGTASISGDVVTYTPTTGYFGADSFTYTATGPGGPSNVATVSLSVTTPAAPVAANKPGVAVPYASTGTAIDLSASITGVHGSIAIGTAPAHGTVSIAGDVVTYTPAATYFGADSFTYTATGPGGTSAPATVSLTVATPPAPTAADKSGVAVPYASSGTAIDLSASVTGVHSSIAIGTAPSHGTVTIAGDVVTYTPAAAYYGADSFTYTATGPGGSSAPATVNLTVATPAAPVGAARSGVAVAYNSPGTAIDLSSSVTGVHATLTISTPPTHGSATVSGDVVTYVPATGYYGADSFGYTVTGPGGTSSEAAVGLNVATPPPPAAQPGTGTVAGSTTTTGTSVQINLSSLVTGVYTSIQIASQPAHGTVTLSGGAGPLPGAVAAPVTPYIATYTPAAGYVGSDSFTFTATGPGGTSAPGTVAITVVGSVPVATPKTATAGDGQMVSVMLTDGAQRGPFTGATVVSVSPANSASTAIVAASGGYRLDVTPNNRFGGTIVVTYTLSNAYGASAPSTVTLTVQARPDPRNDPNVGAISDAQSEATRRFARAQVSNFMRRTEQLHHGGGTAGMAMGVSLASRDGSAPMQRPDDKDWGLAITERMRMSGEDPAIGRFANDPNSPLSRSTQLGYDRNVMTSGTGVVAGSTPGGKAAAPGKPVDADGGDGTRRIGSVATWAGGAIDIGTRDKTTDRSKVTATTAGLSAGADIKLAEGVVVGVGGGYGSDTSEIGTAARVRSTSTLYAAYASLEPASGMFVDGVIGRGQLDFTTRRLAAAVDATARGSRDGSYTVAAISLGADRTTGALQWSIYGRGEYLDANLDAYTETGAGRYNLRFDARDVRSVTGTLGARFEYRQKVSFGSITPRVRAEWNHEFADVDAQWLDYADIPGAAAYALAGNGWKREQLQLSIGTRFDILRGGWSFDFETGLRTGQGEKAGTLQLRLSKQF; this is translated from the coding sequence ATGGGCAGTGCGACACTTCCGGTCGCCGTGCATGCCGCTTCGACTGGTTGCAATGCCGTCAACAGCGGCGTGCTCAACCACTCGACGACGTATACGACGGGCTCGGTCACGAGCACGACCGCAAAGGATTCCGATTCCTCGTCGACCCTGCAATATGTCCGCTCGAATACGACATATACCGAAACAGCGAATATCGGCCTGGATCATTTCGCCCCGAATGATACCACCACTTATTCATTCACGGCCGGCGACGTCATCAGCTTTACCATCACGGCGACTTCGCATTCCGGATCGAACAATATCCGCGCGCAGTTGCGCTATTCGACCGGCGGCACGACGACGGCATTGTCTGCCGCCAGCGTCTCGTCGGTAACCAGCGCGTCGAACAGCGGGACGATTCCTGCCGGAACGGTTGCCGCAGGCATTTCGGTTTCGCAGGTCGGTGGCGCGGTGAACGCCTCCGGTGTCGTCAACATCACGGCGACCTGCACGCCCGCAGCCTCGGCACCGACGCTCAGCAGCTTCACCTATGGCTCGACCGTCGCCTACAATCCCAGCACGACCACGGCGACCAACATCGACGTCGGCAGCGGCGGCAATGTCCAGAACTCGCCGACCGGCTACACCGTCTCGAATGCTTCGGGCGGGACCTATGGCGCCAGCGCGGCCACCACCGGCGGCGGCAGCGTGACGATAAACAGTTCGGGCGTGGCGACCTATACGCCCCGGGTCGGCTATCGCGGCAACGACACCTTCTTCGCGATCGCCAGCAATAGTGGCGGCAACTCCAGCCCGGCCACGGTCACCGTCAGCGTCGGCAACCCGACGATCACCGCGTCGCTTACCGGAGCCAATGCCAAAGTCGGTACGGCGCTGTCGGGCTATTCCGTCACGCCCAGTGGCGGCAATTCGCCCTATAGCTGCGCGCTGAACGGCGGATCGGCGGCGCTGCCGGCGGGCGTCACGCTCAACAGCAACTGCACGCTGACCGGCACGCCGACTACACCTGGCACCTACAGCTTCAATGTCGATATCACCGACAGCTCGGTGACCGGCGCGAATGGCGGCACTGCGTCGGCCTACACGCAGTCCAACGAAGCGATCACCAACTTCGTGATCACGCAGGATGCGCCGACGGTCGCCAGCCTCGCCCCGAGCACCGGCAGCACGGCGGGCAGCACTTCGGTCGTGCTCACCGGCACCAATTTCTACAACATCACCGCCGTCAGCTTCGGCGGAACCGCGGCCGGCAGTTTCGTTCGCGACAGCGCCACGCAGATCACCGCGGTATCGCCGAGCCATGCGGCCGGCACGGTCAATGTCGTGGTGACGACTTCGGGCGGTACCAGCGCGAGTGCACCGGGCAACCAGTTCATCTTCAGCGTCCCGCCGAACGCGCCGGTGGCGGTTACGCCGGCCAACGGATCGACCATCGGCACGACCACGCCGAACTATACCGGCACGTCCGACGCGAGCGTGACCGTCACCGTCTATGTCGACGGCTCGTCGATCGGCACGACCACGTCGGACGGTGCGGGCAATTGGACCAAGGTGCAGCCGACGGGACTGTCCGCGACCTCGCACAATTTCCGTGCCACCGCGACCAACGCGGACGGGCTGGTCAGTGCGAACTCGAACACCAACACCTTCACGGTCACTCCCACGCCGGTCGCCAGCAGCTTCACGGCGTCGGCGGTGGCGTACAACGTGTCGGGCACGACCTTCAGCGTGGCTGGCCACGCGACCAACAGCCCGACCGCCTACGCCGTCGGCTCGGCGACGACCGCCCAGGGCGGCTCGGTGTCGATCAGCAGCGCGGGTTTGGTGACCTACACCGCGCCGACCGGCTTCCGTGGCAATGACAGCTTCACCTTCACCGCGACCAATGGCGGCGGCACGTCCGCGCCGGCAACGGTGACGGTGCCGGTCAGCAACCCGACGCTGGCGAGCAGCCTTGCGGGCAGCGGCACGCGCGGCATCGCGCTGTCGGGCGTGCAGATCAACACCACCGGCGGCCGCGCGCCCTATACGTGCAGCACCACGCTGGCGTCGGGCGCGCTGCCTTCGGGCACGCAGCTCAATCCCGATTGCACGATCAGCGGTACGCCGGCGTCGAGCGGCAACTTCACCTTCACGGCGACCGTGACCGACAGTTCGCTCGGCACCGGGCCGTTCACGCAGACGAGCGGCTCGCTGACGCTCGCCATCGCATCGCCAACGCTGTCGATGAGCCCCGCCGCGGGCGCGCTGCCCGGCGCGACCGTCGGCACCGGCTATTCGCAGACCTTCACCGCGAGCGGCGGCACGTCGACGTACAGTTATGTCGCCACCGGCACCGTCCCCACGGGGACCACGCTGTCTGCAGGTGGCGCGCTTACCGGGACGCCGACCACGGCCGGCACCTTCAACTTCACCGTGACCGCCACCGACAGCTCGACGGTCGGCAGCGGCGGCCCTTACACCGTGGCCAACAACTATAGCGTCGCGGTTGCCAAGGGCAGCCAGACGATCACCTTTGCGGCGCTGAGCAATGCCTCGCTCTCGGCCTCGCCGCTGACGCTGACGGCAACGACGACCTCGCCGCTGACGGTCGGCTTCGCCTCGACCACGACGGGCGTCTGCACGGTCTCGGGCACCACGCTCACGCTGGTGGCGACGGGCACCTGCTCGGTCACCGCCAGCCAGGCGGGTGACGCGAACTGGAATGCGGCGAGCGACGTGGTGCGCAGCTTCACGGTGACGCCGGCCAACCTGGTGATCACCAACAACGCGGCTACGGGCCTCGCGGTCGGCGCCAGCTACAGCCAGGCCAACCCGGCCTCGGGCGGTGTTGCGCCCTACACCTATTCGCTCAGCGCCGGCGCCTTCGTGCCGGGCACCACCCTCAACGGGAGCACGGGCACCGTCTCGGGCACGCCGACGGTTGCGGGCACCTTCAGCTACATCGTGCGGGCGACCGACAGCCAGGGCCCGGCAGTGACCGCGGACACGCCGGTCACTACCGTCACCATCGCCAAGGGCACCCAGACGATAAGCTTCGGCGCGCTGAGCAATGCCTCGCTCTCGGCCTCGCCGCTGACGCTGTCGGCCAGCGCCACTTCTGGCCTCGCGGTCGGCTTCGCCTCGACGACCACCGGCGTCTGCACCGTCTCGGGCAATTCGGTGACGCTGCTGACCACCGGGACCTGCTCGCTCACCGCCAGCCAGGCGGGCGACAGCAACTGGAATGCGGCGAGCGACGTGGTGCGCAGCTTCACGGTGACGCCGGCGACGCTGGTGGTGACGCCGGCCGCGCCCTCCGCCACCATTGTCGGCACCGGCTACAGCCAGGCCAACCCGGCCTCAGGCGGCACCTCGCCCTACACTTATGCGCTCGCCTCGGGTGCGGTGCCCGCCGGCACCTCGCTCAACATGTTGAACGGCACGGTTTCGGGCACGCCGAATACCGCGGGCGCGTTCAGCTACGCCATCCAGGCGACCGACAGCCAGGGCACGCCGGTGACCGCGACGGGTGCCACCGTCTCGGGAACGATCGCCAAGGGCAGCCAGACGATCACCTTTGCGGCGCTGAGCAATGCCTCGCTCTCGGCCTCGCCGCTGACGCTGACGGCAACGACGACCTCACCGCTGACGGTCGGCTTCGCCTCGACCACGACGGGCGTCTGCACGGTCTCGGGCACCACGCTCACGCTGGTGGCGACCGGCACCTGCTCGGTCACCGCCAGCCAGGCGGGTGACGCGAACTGGAATGCGGCGAGCGACGTGGTGCGCAGCTTCACGGTGACGCCGGCCAATCTGGTGATCACCAACAACGCGGCTACGGGCCTCGCGGTCGGCGCCAGCTACAGCCAGGCCAACCCGGCCTCGGGCGGTGTTGCGCCCTACACCTATTCGCTCAGCGCCGGCGCCTTCGTGCCGGGCACCACCCTCAATGCGAGCACGGGCACCGTCTCGGGCACGCCGACGGTTGCGGGCACCTTCAGCTACATCGTGCGGGCGACCGACAGCCAGGGCCCGGCAGTGACCGCGGACACGCCGGTCACCACCGTCACCATCGCCAAGGGCACCCAGACGATCAGCTTCACCTCGACTGCGCCGGTCGGTGTGGGTGTCGGCGGCGCGTCCTATACCGTTAGCGCCACGGCATCCTCGGGACTGTCGGTCAGCTTCACGCTCGACGGTGCCAGCACCGGCTGCGCGCTTTCGGGCAATACGGTGACCTTCGTGTCGACCGGTACCTGCGTGCTCGACGCCAACCAGGCCGGCGATTCGAACTGGAACGCGGCGACGCAGGCGCAGCAGAGCTTCACGGTCAATGCGGCGGGCGCGATCGGTGCGACGCTGAGCTTCGCACCGTCGACGCTGGGTGTCGGCGCCACCGGCACTGCCACGCTCTCCTTCACCAACCCCAACGCCTCGGCTTCGCCGAACATCGCGCCGCTGCTCAGCGGGTCGGCGCTGCTCACTCGGGGGGCGCTGGGCGGCTCGTGCGGTGCCAGCGGCTCGGATGCGGGCGCGAATTTCCAGTTCAACGGCTTCTCCATCCCCGCGGGCGGCTGCACCGTTACGCTGGACTATACCGGCACGACCGCAGGTTCGAGCGCCGGGCTGGCACTGGGCGCCTTCACGCCCAGCGGCTATCCGACCACCCCGTCGACGCCGGGCAACAGCTTCGTCGTCGTGCCGACCGTTACCGGCGTCTCGCCGCCTTCGGGCCCGGTCAGCCAGGTGGTGACGGTCAGCGGCACCGGCTTCAGCACGGCGCCGGGCAACAACACCGTCAATTTCGGTGCCGCTGCCGGCACCGTCACCGCGGCGAGCCCGACCTCGCTCACCGTCACTGCGCCAGCCACCGGCTCGGGCGCGGTCAATGTGACGGTCACGGTCAATGGGCAGACCTCGCCCACGCCGGGCGCGTTCACCTTCATCGACAAGCCGATCACGGCCAACAAGCCGGGCGTGGCAGTGGCGTATGATACCGCCACGGCAATCGATCTCTCGGCCTCGATCAGCGGCGGACCTCACAGCAGCATCGCTATCGGCACGGCGCCGACGCATGGCTCGACCAGCATCGCGGGCGATGTCGTGACCTACACGCCGACCGCGGGCTATTTCGGCACCGACAGCTTCACCTACACCGCGACCGGCGCGGGCGGGACGTCGAACGTCTCGACGGTGGGTCTGACGGTGGCGACGCCTGCCGCACCCACCGCGGCGGCCAAGCCTGGCGTGGCGGTGCCCTATAACAGCCCCGGCACCGGGATCGATCTCTCGACGTCGATCACCGGCGTTCACAGCAGCATCGCGATCGGCACCGCGCCTGCGCACGGCACGGTGAGCATCGCGGGCGACGTCGTGACCTATACCCCCGCCACCAACTATTACGGCGTGGACAGCTTCACCTACACGGCCACCGGCCCCGGCGGCACGTCCTCGCCGGCGACGGTGGGCCTGAACGTCGCGACGCCGCCGGCACCGGTGAGTGCCGACAAGACCGGCGTGGCGGTGCCCTATGCGAGCACCGGTACCGCGATCGACCTGTCGACCTCGATCACCGGGGTGCACTCGGGCATCGCAATCGGCACGGCGCCGGCGCACGGCACGGTGACGATCGCAAGCGACGTGGTGACCTACACGCCGAACCCGGCGACCTATTACGGCGCGGACAGCTTCACCTACACGGCGACCGGCCCGGGCGGGACCTCCGCACCGGCGACGGTAAGCCTGACGGTGGCGACGCCGGCGGCACCGGTGGCGGCGAACAAGACCGGCGTGGCGGTGCCCTATGCGAGCACCGGCACCGGGATCGACCTGTCGGCTTCGGTCACTGGCGTGCACGCGAGCATCGCGATCGGCACCGCACCGGCGCATGGCACGGTGAGCATCGCGGGCGATGTGGTGACTTACGCGCCCAATCCGGCGACCTATTTTGGTGCGGACAGCTTCACCTACACGGCGACCGGCCCGGGCGGGACCTCCGCACCGGCGACGGTGAGCCTGACGGTGGCGACGCCGGCGGCACCGGTGGCGGCGGACAAGCCCGGCGTGGCGGTGCCCTATGCGAGCACCGGCACCGCGATCGACCTGTCTGCCTCGATCACCGGCGTGCACGCGAGCATCGCGATCGGCACCGCGCCGGCGCACGGCACGGCGAGCATCTCCGGGGATGTGGTGACCTACACGCCCACGACCGGCTATTTCGGTGCGGACAGCTTCACCTACACGGCGACCGGGCCCGGCGGCCCGTCGAACGTCGCCACCGTCAGCCTGAGCGTTACTACCCCGGCGGCGCCTGTGGCGGCGAACAAGCCCGGCGTGGCGGTGCCCTATGCGAGCACCGGCACCGCGATCGACCTCTCCGCCTCGATCACCGGCGTGCATGGCAGCATTGCGATCGGCACGGCACCGGCGCACGGCACGGTAAGCATCGCGGGCGACGTGGTGACCTACACACCCGCTGCCACCTATTTCGGTGCGGACAGCTTCACCTATACGGCGACCGGCCCGGGCGGGACCTCCGCGCCGGCAACGGTGAGCCTGACGGTGGCGACGCCGCCGGCACCCACGGCGGCCGACAAGAGCGGTGTCGCAGTGCCCTATGCGAGCAGCGGGACTGCGATCGACCTCTCTGCCTCGGTGACGGGTGTCCACAGCAGCATCGCGATCGGCACGGCACCGTCGCACGGCACGGTGACGATTGCCGGAGACGTGGTGACCTACACGCCCGCCGCGGCCTATTACGGTGCCGACAGCTTCACCTACACGGCGACCGGGCCTGGCGGGTCCTCCGCACCGGCGACGGTGAACCTGACGGTGGCGACACCGGCCGCTCCGGTCGGCGCTGCGCGCAGCGGCGTGGCGGTGGCCTATAACAGCCCCGGCACCGCGATCGACTTGTCGAGCTCGGTCACCGGCGTGCACGCAACGCTGACGATCAGCACGCCGCCGACGCATGGCAGCGCGACGGTGAGCGGCGACGTGGTCACCTATGTTCCCGCCACCGGCTATTACGGCGCGGACAGCTTCGGCTACACCGTCACCGGTCCGGGCGGCACCTCGAGCGAGGCGGCCGTTGGGCTGAACGTCGCGACACCGCCGCCGCCGGCCGCCCAGCCGGGCACCGGCACGGTTGCGGGCAGCACCACCACCACCGGCACCAGCGTCCAGATCAACCTCTCGTCGCTGGTTACCGGCGTCTACACGTCGATCCAGATCGCCAGCCAGCCGGCACATGGCACAGTCACGCTGAGCGGCGGTGCCGGCCCGCTGCCGGGTGCGGTCGCGGCGCCGGTCACGCCCTATATCGCCACCTACACGCCGGCCGCCGGCTATGTCGGCAGCGACAGCTTCACCTTCACGGCGACCGGCCCGGGCGGCACCTCGGCACCGGGGACCGTTGCCATCACCGTGGTCGGCAGCGTCCCGGTGGCGACGCCGAAGACCGCGACGGCCGGTGACGGCCAGATGGTCTCGGTGATGCTGACCGACGGCGCGCAGCGCGGGCCGTTCACCGGCGCAACCGTGGTGAGCGTCTCGCCGGCCAATTCGGCCAGCACGGCGATCGTCGCGGCGAGCGGGGGGTACCGTCTCGACGTGACGCCGAACAACCGCTTCGGCGGCACGATCGTGGTCACCTACACGCTGAGCAACGCCTATGGCGCCTCGGCACCGTCGACGGTGACGCTGACGGTCCAGGCCCGCCCGGATCCGCGCAACGATCCGAATGTCGGTGCGATCAGCGATGCCCAGTCCGAGGCGACCCGTCGCTTCGCCCGGGCGCAGGTGTCCAACTTCATGCGCCGCACCGAGCAGCTCCATCATGGTGGCGGCACCGCCGGCATGGCGATGGGCGTCTCGCTCGCCTCGCGCGACGGCTCGGCGCCGATGCAGCGCCCCGACGACAAGGATTGGGGCCTGGCGATCACCGAGCGGATGCGCATGTCGGGCGAGGATCCTGCGATCGGTCGCTTCGCCAACGATCCGAACTCGCCGCTCTCGCGCTCGACCCAGCTCGGCTATGACCGCAACGTCATGACCAGCGGCACCGGCGTGGTCGCCGGCAGCACGCCGGGCGGCAAGGCGGCGGCACCGGGCAAGCCGGTCGATGCAGACGGAGGCGATGGCACTCGGCGGATAGGCTCGGTGGCGACCTGGGCCGGCGGTGCGATCGACATCGGTACGCGCGACAAGACCACCGATCGCAGCAAGGTCACGGCCACCACGGCGGGCCTGAGCGCCGGCGCCGACATCAAGCTGGCCGAAGGCGTGGTGGTCGGCGTGGGCGGCGGCTATGGCAGCGACACCAGCGAGATCGGCACGGCGGCGCGGGTGCGCAGCACGAGCACGCTCTACGCGGCCTATGCCAGCCTCGAGCCGGCCAGCGGGATGTTCGTCGATGGCGTGATCGGCCGCGGCCAGCTCGATTTCACCACCCGGCGCCTTGCCGCGGCGGTGGACGCGACGGCGCGCGGCAGCCGCGACGGCAGCTACACGGTGGCGGCGATCTCGCTCGGTGCCGATCGCACCACCGGTGCGCTGCAATGGTCGATCTATGGCCGCGGCGAGTATCTCGATGCGAACCTCGACGCCTATACGGAGACCGGAGCAGGGCGGTACAATCTGCGCTTCGATGCGCGTGATGTTCGCTCGGTGACCGGCACGCTCGGCGCCCGTTTCGAGTATCGCCAGAAGGTGAGCTTCGGTTCGATCACCCCGCGGGTCCGCGCGGAGTGGAACCATGAGTTCGCCGATGTCGACGCGCAGTGGCTCGATTATGCCGATATCCCGGGTGCGGCGGCCTATGCGCTGGCGGGCAATGGCTGGAAGCGCGAGCAGCTCCAGCTGAGCATCGGCACGCGCTTCGACATCCTGCGCGGCGGCTGGTCGTTCGACTTCGAGACCGGCCTGCGCACGGGCCAGGGCGAGAAGGCAGGCACGCTGCAGCTCCGGCTGTCGAAGCAGTTCTGA
- a CDS encoding tail fiber protein produces MGQIMQVGFSFAPKGWATCSGQIISISQSTALFSLLGTIYGGNGQSTFQLPNAGGRALIGTGQSPGTSNYALGQISGTENVTLTTQQMPMHNHNAIFVPSGGVTPQVQAMSGIAYGTETAQPTDGCFLGTVSEPDTSPRLFVPAGTTGGTAVNIGGVSMSGAFGGAVNVAINGGSQPFGIMQPYLAITTIIAMQGMFPSRN; encoded by the coding sequence ATGGGCCAAATCATGCAGGTCGGCTTCAGCTTCGCACCGAAGGGCTGGGCGACCTGTTCGGGTCAGATAATTTCCATTTCGCAGAGCACCGCGCTCTTCTCGCTCCTCGGCACCATCTATGGCGGCAATGGCCAGTCGACCTTCCAGCTGCCCAACGCCGGCGGCCGCGCCTTGATCGGCACGGGGCAGAGCCCGGGCACCTCCAACTATGCGCTCGGCCAGATTTCCGGCACCGAGAACGTCACGCTCACGACGCAGCAGATGCCGATGCACAATCACAATGCCATCTTCGTGCCCAGCGGCGGCGTGACGCCGCAGGTCCAGGCGATGTCGGGCATCGCCTATGGCACCGAGACCGCGCAGCCGACCGATGGGTGCTTCCTGGGAACCGTGTCGGAGCCGGACACTTCGCCGCGCCTCTTCGTCCCGGCCGGGACGACGGGCGGCACCGCGGTCAACATCGGCGGCGTGAGCATGTCGGGCGCCTTTGGCGGTGCGGTCAACGTCGCCATCAATGGCGGATCGCAGCCCTTCGGCATCATGCAGCCCTATCTGGCGATCACCACGATCATCGCGATGCAGGGCATGTTCCCCTCGCGCAACTGA